In the Paralichthys olivaceus isolate ysfri-2021 chromosome 17, ASM2471397v2, whole genome shotgun sequence genome, one interval contains:
- the cdk8 gene encoding cyclin-dependent kinase 8 translates to MDYDFKVKLTGERERVEDLFEYEGCKVGRGTYGHVYKAKRKDGKDDKDYALKQIEGTGISMSACREIALLRELKHPNVISLQKVFLSHADRKVWLLFDYAEHDLWHIIKFHRASKANKKPLQLPRGMVKSLLYQILDGIHYLHANWVLHRDLKPANILVMGEGPERGRVKIADMGFARLFNSPLKPLADLDPVVVTFWYRAPELLLGARHYTKAIDIWAIGCIFAELLTSEPIFHCRQEDIKTSNPYHHDQLDRIFNVMGFPADKDWEDIKKMPEHSTLMKDFRRNTYTNCSLIKYMEKHKVKPDSKAFHLLQKLLTMDPIRRITSEQAMQDPYFLEEPLPTSDVFAGCQIPYPKREFLTEEEPEDKADKKNQQQQQGNNHTNGAGHTGNPDNSHAQGPPLKKVRVVPPTTTSGGLIMTSDYQRSNPHAAYQNPGPSTSLPQSSMGYSTTSQQPPQYSHQTHRY, encoded by the exons ATGGACTATGACTTTAAAGTGAAGCTGaccggagagagagagcgagtcgAGGACCTGTTCGAGTACGAGGGATGCAAAGTGGGCAGAGGCACCTACGGCCATGTATACAAAGCGAAGAGAAAAGATGG GAAGGATGATAAGGACTACGCCCTTAAGCAGATTGAAGGCACTGGCATCTCCATGTCAGCCTGCAGAGAGATTGCA CTGCTGCGGGAGCTGAAGCACCCCAATGTTATCTCACTGCAGAAGGTTTTCCTGTCACATGCAGACCGTAAAGTATGGCTGCTCTTTGACTACGCTGAACATGATCTCTGG CACATCATTAAGTTTCACAGAGCATCCAAGGCCAATAAGAAGCCACTTCAGCTGCCTAGAGGAATGGTCAAGTCTCTGCTATACCAGATCCTGGACGGCATCCATTACCTCCACGCCAATTGGGTCCTCCACAGAGACCTT AAACCAGCAAACATTTTAGTGATGGGGGAAGGGCCAGAGAGGGGTAGAGTAAAGATTG cgGACATGGGGTTTGCCCGTCTCTTTAATTCACCGCTAAAGCCTTTAGCCGATCTCGACCCTGTGGTGGTCACCTTCTGGTACAGAGCACCTGAACTACTGCTGGGGGCTCGGCACTATACCAAAGCCATCG ACATCTGGGCAATTGGCTGCATCTTTGCAGAGCTGCTGACGTCTGAACCCATATTCCACTGTCGCCAGGAGGACATCAAGACCAGTAACCCGTACCACCATGACCAACTGGACCGCATTTTTAACGTCATGGGCTTCCCTGCTG ATAAAGACTGGGAGGACATCAAAAAGATGCCAGAACACTCCACGCTGATGAAAGACTTTAGAAGGAACAC ATATACAAACTGCAGCCTTATAAAGTACATGGAGAAACATAAAGTCAAACCAGACAGCAAAGCATTCCACTTG CTCCAGAAGCTATTGACAATGGACCCCATCCGTAGAATCACATCTGAGCAGGCCATGCAGGACCCTTACTTTCTGGAGGAGCCCCTGCCCACATCTGA TGTGTTTGCAGGCTGTCAGATTCCCTATCCCAAGAGAGAGTTCCTGACAGAAGAGGAGCCAGAGGACAAGGCAGACAAA aaaaaccagcagcagcaacagggaAACAACCACACGAATGGGGCGGGGCACACTGGCAACCCTGACAACAGCCACGCCCAGGGTCCGCCTCTGAAGAAAGTGCGAGTTGTCCCACCCACCACTACCTCAGGTGGCCTCATCATGACCTCAGACTACCAG CGCTCCAATCCACATGCTGCCTACCAGAACCCTGGACCAAGCACATCACTGCCCCAAAGCAGCATGGGATACTCCACTACCTCCCAACAACCCCCCCAGTACTCCCACCAGACCCATCGCTACTGA
- the wasf3b gene encoding wiskott-Aldrich syndrome protein family member 3b — protein MPLVKRNIEPRHLCRGELPEGIGSELECVMNNTLSSIIRQLSSLSKHAEDIFGELFNEANTFYLRANSLQDRIDRLAVKVTQLDSTVEEVSLQDINMRKAFKSSTIQDQQVVSKSSVPIPVKEMYNLSDKPPPLNILSSYRDDHKEALKFYTDPSYFFDLWKEKMLQDTEDKRKEKRKQKEQRRCVDGTLQREVKKVRKARNRRQEWNMMALDKELRPDHRHTIHRDRGASSEGSMSPENRGHGADQHHYPNAMNHAGHAHTYSGPPPSILAAQMAAGHAPRGGGEHDNRGRNMMAYQGGTLGRAHHHQVPLPPPPSEAMNGGSMSLPPVDYSMDGYANTGPPPPPPAPLIPSAQTAFASPPGGPMSPGAMAAGGYILPPPPVSGVQVAPPPPGPPGPPPPPLPAGASHFTARKITSSVPAETAVVTDARSDLLAAIRMGIQLKKVQEQQEQQAKREPVGNDVATILSRRIAVEYSDSEDDSELEENDWSD, from the exons ATGCCACTGGTCAAGAGGAACATCGAGCCCCGTCACCTCTGCCGAGGGGAGCTCCCCGAGGGCATCGGCAGTGAGCTGGAGTGTGTGATGAACAACACGCTCTCCTCCATCATCCGTCAGCTCAGCAGCCTGA GTAAACATGCGGAGGACATATTTGGCGAGCTGTTCAATGAGGCCAACACCTTCTACCTGCGTGCCAACTCTCTCCAGGACCGCATCGACCGGCTGGCTGTCAAGGTCACGCAGCTGGACTCTACTGTGGAGGAAG TTTCCCTGCAAGATATCAACATGAGAAAAGCCTTCAAGAGCTCTACCATTCAGGACCAACAGGTGGTGTCCAAGAGCAGTGTGCCCATTCCTGTCAAAGAAATGTACAACCTGAGTGACAAGCCTCCGCCACTCAACATCCTTTCATCGTACAG GGATGACCACAAGGAAGCACTTAAGTTCTACACTGATCCCTCATACTTCTTTGACCTGTGGAAGGAAAAGATGCTGCAGGACACGGAGgacaagaggaaagagaaaaggaagcaGAAG GAGCAGCGTCGTTGTGTGGATGGGACATTACagagggaggtgaagaaggTCCGCAAGGCGAGGAACCGTCGACAGGAGTGGAACATGATGGCTCTGGACAAGGAGCTGAGGCCAGACCATCGACACAccatacacagagacagaggggcaTCTTCTGAGGGCTCAATGTCTCCAGAGAACAG GGGTCATGGTGCCGATCAGCACCACTACCCGAACGCCATGAACCATGCTGGCCACGCCCACACCTACTCTGGCCCTCCGCCCAGCATCCTGGCTGCCCAGATGGCTGCAGGACACGCCCCTCGTGGAGGAGGCGAACATGACAACAGGGGCAGGAATATGATGGCCTATCAGGGCGGGACACTGGGCCGTGCTCACCACCACCAGGTCCCGCTGCCTCCTCCACCCAGCGAGGCTATGAATGGCGGCTCCATGTCTCTCCCACCTGTGGACTACAG TATGGACGGATATGCAAACACCGGCCCTCCGCCCCCTCCCCCAGCTCCTCTCATCCCGTCTGCCCAGACTGCCTTTGCCTCCCCTCCCGGAGGTCCCATGTCTCCAGGGGCAATGGCTGCTGGTGGCTACATTCTGCCTCCACCACCTGTGTCTGGAGTCCAGGtagctccacctcctcctggtcCTCCTGGTCCTCCACCCCCACCTCTTCCAGCTGGTGCCTCCCACTTCACAGCCCGCAAGATTACCTCCTCTGTGCCCGCTGAGACCGCAGTGGTCACAGATGCCCGCAGCGACCTGCTGGCTGCTATACGTATGG GCATCCAGCTGAAGAaggtgcaggagcagcaggagcagcaggcgAAGAGGGAGCCGGTCGGAAACGACGTGGCCACCATTCTGTCGCGACGCATCGCAGTGGAATACTCCGACTCCGAGGACGACTCCGAGCTGGAGGAAAACGACTGGTCCGATTAA
- the gpr12 gene encoding G-protein coupled receptor 12, translated as MLQHTGLLVPRVEKKVRKNQSVRPGASRDQTLGSFFNGVQPPSESLAHLGLLLHHHPLLLLFSHPHAHLLPSSSSSSSCFPSLPPPLHSLRPCTAAVHGDAPLTAELPRAPFFLLPPPLSLIVLLLPPALLSGREDQHPTTTPPLPSLSSSASPGCCCLCPPALQPSSSLTWRLQAAVALPSRREVSTRRIKTGGTMSEEPPVTPSWLTPDPTAWASGGGGPMDNSTILGTFPPDDSLSPSQLPLLVNPWDIVLCTSGTLIACENALVVLVIWQNPALRAPMFLLIGSLALADLLAGLGLVLHFTCAYLLRSDSAQLLTVGLVVASFSASVFSLLAITIDRYLSLYYALTYNSERTAAFTYTMLVLLWGLSLCLGLLPVTGVNCLAEEATCSVVRPLTKNNIAVLSVSFLLLFGLMLQLYVQICKIVMRHAHQIALQHHFLAATPHYVTTRKGVSTLAIILGTFAACWMPFTVYSLIADYTYPPLYTYATLVPATYNSVINPVIYAFRNQEIQKALWLVCCGCVPASVAQRARTPSDV; from the exons ATGTTGCAACACACAGGTCTGCTCGTGCCTCGGGTGGAAAAGAAGGTGCGTAAAAACCAGTCTGTGCGTCCTGGAGCCAGCAGGGATCAGACACTTGgctctttttttaatggagTTCAGCCTCCCTCAGAGAGTCTGGCTCATTTGGGACTCCTCCTTCATCaccatcccctcctcctcctcttctcccatCCACACGCACACCTCttgccctcctcctcttcctcctcctcctgctttccCTCTCTTCCGCCGCCGCTCCACTCTCTGCGCCCCTGCACAGCCGCAGTCCACGGCGATGCGCCGTTAACGGCAGAGCTGCCCCGcgctcctttctttcttcttcctcctcctctttctctaattgttcttcttcttccaccagCCCTGCTTTCAGGCAGAGAGGACCAGCatcccaccaccacccctcccctcccgtctctctcctcctccgcctcaccgggctgctgctgtctctgtccGCCGGCGCTGCAACCATCCTCATCACTGACATGGAGACTCCAGGCTGCTGTCGCGCTTCCATCTAGACGGGAAGTCTCAACTCGCAGAATCAAG ACGGGGGGCACAATGAGTGAAGAGCCACCGGTCACCCCCAGCTGGCTGACCCCTGACCCCACAGCATGGGCCAGTGGAGGCGGGGGCCCAATGGATAACAGCACTATCCTGGGGACATTTCCACCGGACGACTCCCTTTCGCCCAGCCAGCTGCCCCTGCTGGTCAACCCCTGGGACATCGTGCTGTGCACGTCGGGGACCCTCATAGCCTGTGAGAATGCCCTGGTGGTGCTGGTGATCTGGCAGAACCCAGCACTCAGAGCCCCCATGTTCCTGCTGATCGGCAGCTTGGCGCTAGCCGACCTTCTGGCCGGCTTGGGCCTGGTGCTCCACTTCACCTGTGCCTACCTACTTCGCTCTGACTCTGCCCAACTATTGACCGTAGGCCTGGTGGTGGCCTCCTTCTCGGCCTCCGTCTTCAGCCTGCTGGCTATCACGATAGACCGCTACCTGTCGCTGTACTATGCCCTCACCTACAACTCGGAGCGGACGGCGGCCTTCACCTACACCatgctggtgctgctgtgggGCCTCTCCCTGTGTCTGGGCCTGCTGCCGGTCACAGGGGTCAACTGCCTGGCGGAGGAGGCTACGTGCAGCGTGGTGCGGCCGCTGACGAAGAACAACATCGCCGTactctctgtctccttcctgCTGCTTTTCGGCCTCATGCTGCAACTGTACGTCCAGATCTGCAAGATTGTGATGCGCCACGCTCATCAGATCGCCCTGCAGCACCACTTCCTGGCCGCCACACCCCACTACGTCACAACACGGAAGGGCGTGTCAACGCTGGCCATCATCCTGGGCACGTTCGCCGCCTGCTGGATGCCGTTCACTGTCTACTCCCTCATTGCTGATTACACCTACCCTCCGCTCTACACCTATGCAACGCTGGTGCCTGCCACCTACAACTCCGTCATCAATCCGGTCATCTACGCCTTCAGGAACCAGGAGATCCAGAAGGCACTGTGGCTGGTGTGCTGTGGCTGTGTGCCCGCCAGTGTGGCCCAGCGTGCAAGGACCCCCAGTGACGTCTGA